The following are encoded together in the Streptomyces sp. NBC_00341 genome:
- a CDS encoding FAD-dependent oxidoreductase produces the protein MTYAITQTCCSDATCVAVCPVNCIHPTPEEQAFGSTEMLYVDPATCIDCGACADACPVDAVFPVDSLFGAREEYAAINAAYFEDREPEPVAGPNFHAWGEPSFPRSLPSGFAPIRVAVVGTGPAGMYAAEDLLLHTNAEVTLVDRLPVAGGLIRYGVAPDHPATKKAGEAFARFHTHPRVRMVLGVEVGRDITVGELAEHHDAVIYAVGASTGRRLGIPGEDLPGSISATSFVSWYNAHPETPPESVSLTADRAVVAGNGNVALDVARILVTDPAALADTDIAAHALAALRDSGVREVVLLGRRGPEHTACTASELLALKHLPGVELVVDDSDPRTGAAIDAAAPGEKAALFRDMPRETAGLARPTAAGRRIVFRFHAAPAEVLGRDQVEAVRVTAAEGQREIPAGLFLRAIGYRGLPVPGLPFDETTGTVPHEGGRVTGLPATYVVGWIKRGPSGGIGANRTCAAETVGSLLADAVAGVLPSPAPPPRALRRLARSRGRDVIDARGLAAIEKAELAGGREQGRPRVKLATVPALVAAAKRGRRRPPN, from the coding sequence ATGACCTACGCCATCACCCAGACCTGCTGCAGCGATGCCACCTGTGTCGCCGTGTGCCCCGTCAACTGCATTCACCCGACCCCGGAGGAACAGGCCTTCGGCAGCACCGAGATGCTCTACGTCGATCCGGCGACCTGCATCGACTGCGGCGCCTGTGCGGATGCCTGCCCGGTCGACGCGGTCTTCCCGGTGGACAGCCTCTTCGGGGCGCGCGAGGAGTACGCCGCGATCAACGCCGCCTACTTCGAGGACCGGGAGCCGGAGCCGGTCGCCGGGCCGAACTTCCACGCCTGGGGCGAGCCGTCGTTCCCGCGCAGCCTGCCGTCCGGCTTCGCGCCGATCCGGGTGGCGGTCGTCGGCACCGGGCCGGCCGGGATGTACGCCGCGGAGGACCTGCTGCTGCACACCAACGCCGAGGTCACGCTGGTGGACCGGCTGCCGGTGGCGGGCGGCCTCATCCGGTACGGCGTCGCGCCCGACCACCCCGCGACGAAGAAGGCGGGCGAGGCCTTCGCGCGCTTCCACACGCACCCCCGGGTACGGATGGTCCTGGGCGTCGAGGTGGGCCGGGACATCACCGTGGGGGAGCTGGCCGAGCACCATGACGCGGTGATCTACGCGGTCGGCGCCTCCACCGGCCGGCGGCTCGGCATCCCGGGCGAGGATCTGCCGGGCAGCATCTCGGCCACCTCGTTCGTGTCCTGGTACAACGCCCACCCGGAGACGCCGCCGGAGAGCGTCTCCCTGACGGCGGACCGGGCGGTCGTCGCCGGGAACGGCAACGTCGCGCTCGACGTCGCGCGCATCCTCGTCACGGATCCGGCCGCCCTGGCGGACACGGACATCGCGGCTCACGCACTGGCGGCCCTGCGGGACTCAGGGGTGCGCGAGGTGGTGCTGCTGGGGCGGCGCGGCCCGGAGCACACGGCCTGCACCGCCTCCGAACTGCTCGCCCTCAAGCACCTGCCGGGCGTCGAACTGGTCGTCGACGACAGCGACCCGAGGACGGGCGCGGCGATCGACGCCGCCGCGCCGGGCGAGAAGGCCGCACTGTTCCGGGACATGCCACGGGAGACGGCCGGCCTGGCGCGTCCGACGGCCGCCGGACGGCGCATCGTCTTCCGCTTCCACGCGGCTCCGGCGGAAGTGCTCGGCCGGGACCAGGTCGAAGCGGTGCGGGTGACGGCCGCCGAGGGGCAGCGGGAGATACCCGCGGGGCTGTTCCTGCGGGCGATCGGATACCGGGGTCTGCCGGTGCCGGGACTGCCCTTCGACGAGACGACCGGAACCGTTCCGCACGAGGGCGGCCGGGTCACCGGCCTGCCCGCGACGTACGTCGTCGGCTGGATCAAGCGGGGTCCGTCGGGCGGCATCGGGGCCAACCGCACCTGCGCCGCCGAGACCGTCGGCTCTCTCCTGGCCGATGCCGTGGCGGGCGTACTGCCCTCCCCCGCTCCCCCGCCCCGGGCGTTGCGCCGCCTCGCCCGGAGCCGGGGCCGCGATGTCATAGACGCCAGGGGGCTGGCGGCCATCGAAAAGGCCGAGCTGGCGGGCGGCCGCGAGCAGGGCCGCCCCCGGGTCAAACTCGCCACGGTGCCCGCACTGGTCGCGGCGGCGAAGCGCGGCCGCCGCAGACCACCGAACTGA
- a CDS encoding FAD-dependent oxidoreductase encodes MSPYPHLLSPLDLGFTTLPNRVLMGSMHIGLEEVEHGFERMAAFYAARARGGVGLMVTGGIAPNDPGCTFPGGAKMTTEAEAAEHARVTSAVHAAGGRIAMQILHFGRYAHHPGLVAPSAIKAPISAFTPHALSDDEVESTIEDFVTAAALAQRAGYDGVEIMGSEGYLINEFIAAATNHRDDRWGGSYENRIRFPVEIVRRVRERVGRDFILIYRLSMLDLVPGGSSLEEVVLLAREIEAAGATIINTGIGWHEARIPTIATSVPRGAFTWVTQKVRGAVSVPLVTSNRINTPEVAEEILAAGRADMVSMARPFLADPDFVVKASEGRADAINTCIGCNQACLDHIFSGQVTSCLVNPRACHETELTLSPTRTRKRVAVVGAGPAGLACAVTAAERGHEVTLFDAAEEIGGQLDVARRVPGKEEFNETLRYFRTRLTEEKVGVRLGATVTAEQLDGFDEIVLATGVTPRTPAIPGVDHPSVVSYLDVLRHGAPVGDRVALVGAGGIGFDVAEFLTDGGDAASLDPEAFFRQWGVDTEYRERGGLGTAERPKAPRTVHLLQRKASKVGAGLGKTTGWIHRTELRHRGVTMLAGVGYERIDDDGLHITVDGEQRLLPVDTVVLCAGQEPRRDLHEELIAAGRPAHLIGGADVAAELDAKRAIRQGTELAAAL; translated from the coding sequence ATGAGCCCGTACCCGCATCTGCTGAGCCCGCTCGACCTCGGGTTCACCACTCTCCCGAACCGGGTCCTGATGGGGTCGATGCACATCGGCCTGGAAGAGGTGGAGCACGGCTTCGAGCGCATGGCCGCGTTCTACGCCGCCCGCGCGCGCGGCGGCGTGGGCCTCATGGTCACCGGCGGGATCGCGCCCAACGACCCCGGCTGCACCTTTCCCGGCGGCGCCAAGATGACCACGGAGGCGGAGGCGGCCGAACACGCGCGGGTCACCTCCGCCGTGCATGCGGCGGGCGGCCGGATCGCCATGCAGATCCTGCACTTCGGGCGTTACGCCCATCACCCCGGCCTGGTGGCACCGAGCGCGATCAAGGCGCCGATCAGCGCGTTCACCCCGCACGCGCTCAGTGACGACGAGGTCGAGTCGACCATCGAGGACTTCGTCACGGCGGCCGCGCTGGCGCAGCGCGCGGGTTACGACGGCGTCGAGATCATGGGCTCTGAGGGCTACTTGATCAATGAGTTCATCGCCGCCGCGACCAATCACCGCGACGACCGGTGGGGCGGCTCGTACGAGAACCGCATCCGCTTCCCCGTGGAGATCGTGCGCCGGGTCCGTGAGCGGGTCGGCCGCGACTTCATCCTGATCTACCGGCTCTCGATGCTGGACCTGGTGCCCGGCGGTTCTTCGCTGGAGGAGGTCGTGCTGCTCGCCCGGGAGATCGAGGCGGCCGGGGCGACGATCATCAACACGGGCATCGGCTGGCACGAGGCGCGTATCCCGACCATCGCGACGTCGGTGCCGCGCGGTGCGTTCACCTGGGTCACCCAGAAGGTGCGCGGCGCCGTCTCCGTACCGCTGGTGACGAGCAACCGGATCAACACCCCGGAAGTCGCGGAGGAGATCCTGGCCGCGGGGCGCGCGGACATGGTGTCGATGGCCAGGCCGTTCCTCGCCGACCCCGACTTCGTGGTGAAGGCGAGCGAGGGCCGCGCGGACGCGATCAACACCTGCATCGGCTGCAACCAGGCCTGTCTGGACCACATCTTCAGCGGTCAGGTCACCTCCTGTCTGGTCAATCCACGGGCCTGCCACGAGACGGAGCTCACGCTGTCACCGACCAGGACCCGCAAGCGGGTCGCGGTCGTCGGCGCCGGTCCCGCCGGGCTCGCGTGTGCCGTGACGGCGGCGGAGCGCGGCCACGAGGTGACGCTGTTCGACGCGGCGGAGGAGATCGGCGGGCAGCTCGACGTGGCGCGCCGGGTGCCCGGCAAGGAGGAGTTCAACGAGACGCTGCGCTACTTCCGTACCCGGCTGACGGAGGAGAAGGTCGGGGTCCGGCTCGGTGCCACGGTCACCGCGGAGCAGCTCGACGGCTTCGACGAGATCGTGCTGGCCACCGGGGTCACGCCGCGCACTCCGGCGATCCCGGGCGTCGACCACCCCAGCGTGGTCAGCTACCTCGACGTCCTGCGCCACGGGGCGCCGGTGGGCGACCGGGTCGCGCTCGTCGGGGCGGGCGGGATCGGTTTCGACGTGGCCGAGTTCCTGACCGACGGAGGGGACGCGGCGAGCCTGGACCCGGAGGCGTTCTTCCGCCAGTGGGGTGTGGACACGGAGTACCGGGAACGGGGCGGGCTGGGCACCGCAGAGCGCCCGAAGGCGCCGCGTACGGTCCATCTGCTCCAGCGCAAGGCGAGCAAGGTCGGCGCGGGGCTCGGCAAGACGACGGGGTGGATCCACCGCACCGAGCTCCGGCACCGCGGCGTGACCATGCTGGCGGGCGTGGGCTACGAGCGGATCGACGACGACGGGCTGCACATCACGGTCGACGGCGAGCAGCGGTTGCTGCCGGTCGACACGGTGGTGCTGTGCGCGGGCCAGGAGCCCCGGCGGGACCTGCACGAGGAGCTCATCGCCGCGGGCCGCCCTGCGCATCTGATCGGCGGCGCGGACGTCGCGGCCGAGCTGGACGCCAAGCGGGCGATCCGTCAGGGCACGGAGCTCGCCGCCGCGCTCTGA
- a CDS encoding PadR family transcriptional regulator: MSLPHAILTALLEKPSSGLELTRRFDRSIGYFWSATHQQIYRELGKLERAGRIRALVPAQPARGQKKEYEVLPAGREALSEWVARPEDPKQVRDPLLLRMRAAAVVGAPGLETELRRHLALHRQQLSEYLAIEERDFPPERTAAEDRLRHLVLRGGIDLENFWIGWLTRALADDAAAPAAPGQR, translated from the coding sequence ATGTCACTCCCGCACGCGATCCTCACCGCCCTGCTCGAAAAGCCTTCGTCGGGGCTGGAGCTGACCCGCAGGTTCGACCGTTCGATCGGCTACTTCTGGTCGGCCACCCACCAGCAGATCTACCGGGAGCTGGGAAAGCTGGAGCGGGCCGGGAGGATCCGGGCGCTCGTCCCGGCGCAGCCGGCCAGGGGACAGAAGAAGGAGTACGAGGTGCTGCCGGCGGGCCGCGAGGCGCTGTCCGAGTGGGTGGCCCGTCCGGAGGACCCGAAGCAGGTCCGGGACCCCTTGCTGCTGCGGATGCGGGCGGCGGCGGTCGTCGGAGCCCCGGGCCTGGAGACCGAGCTGCGCCGGCATCTGGCACTGCACCGGCAGCAGCTGTCGGAGTATCTGGCGATCGAGGAGCGGGATTTCCCGCCGGAGCGCACGGCGGCGGAGGACCGGCTGCGCCATCTGGTGCTGCGGGGCGGCATCGATCTGGAGAACTTCTGGATCGGCTGGCTGACCCGCGCACTGGCCGATGACGCCGCCGCCCCGGCGGCACCCGGGCAGCGGTAG
- a CDS encoding class I SAM-dependent methyltransferase, whose amino-acid sequence MAGGVGLTALLVAAARAIETHRHDPLARDVFAEHFVLAAPACAGWPVRIQQVPDGDANPLWGRFARYFGLRTRVLDDFLLRSVHADARQVVLLGAGLDSRAFRLDWPADCVIFEVDRAGVLAFKHEVLDGLSAAPKAARVPVPIDLRADWAGALTLAGFDPAAPSVWLAEGLLFYLPSATETHLIDTVDRLSTGGSALAFEVKLDKDLLEYRDSPLYTSTTQQIGIDLLDLFNRESRPDSAGNLTGRGWSTSVRTPFDFTRHHGRGPLPEENDALAGNRWVFANKPRP is encoded by the coding sequence GTGGCGGGAGGCGTCGGCCTGACCGCTCTTCTGGTCGCCGCGGCACGGGCGATCGAGACCCACCGCCACGACCCCCTGGCACGGGATGTCTTCGCGGAGCACTTCGTGCTCGCCGCACCGGCGTGCGCGGGCTGGCCGGTCCGTATCCAGCAGGTTCCCGACGGGGACGCGAACCCGCTGTGGGGACGGTTCGCGCGCTACTTCGGTCTGCGGACGAGGGTCCTCGACGACTTCCTCCTCCGGTCGGTGCATGCGGACGCCCGCCAAGTGGTCCTGCTCGGAGCCGGGTTGGACTCCCGGGCGTTCCGGCTCGACTGGCCCGCGGACTGTGTGATCTTCGAGGTCGACCGGGCAGGCGTGCTGGCCTTCAAGCACGAGGTGCTCGACGGTCTGTCGGCCGCCCCGAAGGCAGCGCGCGTACCGGTCCCGATCGACCTGCGCGCGGACTGGGCGGGAGCGCTGACCCTAGCCGGTTTCGACCCGGCCGCACCGAGCGTCTGGCTGGCCGAGGGGCTGCTGTTCTACCTGCCCAGCGCCACGGAGACCCACCTCATCGACACGGTGGACCGGTTGAGCACCGGAGGAAGCGCCCTCGCGTTCGAGGTCAAACTCGACAAGGACCTGCTGGAATACCGCGACAGTCCGCTCTACACCTCGACGACACAGCAGATCGGCATCGACCTCCTCGACCTGTTCAACAGGGAGTCGAGGCCCGACTCCGCCGGCAACCTGACCGGCAGGGGCTGGTCCACATCGGTCCGCACGCCCTTCGACTTCACCCGTCACCACGGACGCGGCCCACTGCCAGAGGAGAACGACGCGCTGGCGGGCAACCGCTGGGTGTTCGCGAACAAGCCACGGCCGTGA
- a CDS encoding diiron oxygenase gives MASSTVRPEDHHQDRSAGQDVARRLLDSAAKLSYDPAAEVDWDTPLDPDHHGASPEWSTLYGTAYWQELTEAQRKALTRQEAASVASTGIWFEMILQQMVLRDMYAKDPTDPRFQWALTEVADECRHSIMFARGAAKLGAPAYRPHRAVVELGRAFKTLAFGEAAYAAILVAEEVLDVMQRDWMRDERVAPFVRTINNIHVVEESRHMKFARDETRRRLRNAGPVRRRINSLVVAIASYYIVTSMVNRDVYANAGLDSERARSEAGANEHHKSLMRSSCSGLMEFLASARLLTKPALFFYKRASLI, from the coding sequence ATGGCAAGCAGCACGGTTCGGCCGGAGGACCACCACCAGGACCGGTCCGCCGGGCAGGACGTCGCCCGACGGCTGCTCGACTCGGCCGCGAAGCTGTCGTACGACCCGGCCGCCGAGGTGGACTGGGACACCCCCCTGGACCCGGACCACCACGGCGCGAGCCCCGAGTGGAGCACGCTCTACGGGACGGCGTACTGGCAGGAGCTGACCGAGGCCCAGCGCAAGGCCCTGACCCGCCAGGAGGCCGCGTCCGTCGCCAGCACGGGCATCTGGTTCGAGATGATCCTGCAGCAGATGGTGCTGCGCGACATGTACGCGAAGGACCCGACCGACCCGCGCTTCCAGTGGGCACTCACCGAAGTGGCCGACGAGTGCCGGCACTCCATCATGTTCGCCCGGGGCGCGGCGAAGCTCGGCGCACCGGCCTACCGGCCGCACCGTGCGGTGGTCGAACTGGGCAGGGCCTTCAAGACACTTGCCTTCGGAGAGGCCGCCTACGCCGCGATCCTCGTCGCCGAGGAGGTGCTCGACGTGATGCAGCGCGACTGGATGCGGGACGAGCGGGTCGCGCCGTTCGTCCGCACCATCAACAACATCCACGTGGTCGAGGAGTCGCGGCACATGAAGTTCGCCCGTGACGAGACGCGCAGGCGCCTGCGGAACGCGGGTCCGGTGCGCCGCCGCATCAACTCCCTGGTGGTGGCGATCGCCTCGTACTACATCGTCACCAGCATGGTGAACCGGGACGTCTACGCGAACGCCGGGCTGGACAGCGAGCGCGCCCGTAGCGAGGCGGGTGCCAACGAGCACCACAAGTCCCTGATGCGGTCCAGCTGTTCGGGCCTGATGGAGTTCCTCGCCTCGGCCCGTCTCCTCACCAAACCGGCCCTCTTCTTCTACAAGCGCGCCTCCCTGATCTGA
- a CDS encoding DoxX family membrane protein, with protein MGSVNRRDFGLLLLRVGTGAVLAAHGSQKLAGWFGGGGIEGTTAAMEAMGFHPPKHSAVAAGLGEAGGGALLALGLATPAAGAAAAGAMAGAVAVHAPAGFFAQGGGYEYPAFLGFTAAAIGLIGPGRYSLDEATCHVFNRPWTVALAFAGGAVAAAAVVGKRARGQVPAPAPAPEEF; from the coding sequence ATGGGCAGCGTGAACCGTCGTGACTTCGGCCTCCTTCTCCTGCGCGTCGGTACCGGCGCGGTGCTGGCCGCGCACGGCAGCCAGAAACTGGCCGGCTGGTTCGGCGGCGGAGGCATCGAGGGCACCACCGCCGCGATGGAGGCGATGGGCTTCCACCCGCCGAAGCACAGCGCGGTCGCGGCCGGACTGGGCGAGGCCGGTGGCGGCGCGCTGCTGGCCCTGGGCCTGGCCACGCCGGCGGCGGGGGCGGCGGCCGCCGGTGCGATGGCCGGAGCCGTGGCGGTCCACGCGCCCGCCGGATTCTTCGCACAGGGCGGTGGTTACGAGTACCCGGCCTTCCTCGGGTTCACCGCTGCCGCGATCGGACTGATCGGCCCCGGCCGCTACTCGTTGGACGAGGCCACCTGCCACGTGTTCAACCGGCCCTGGACGGTGGCCCTGGCCTTCGCGGGCGGCGCGGTGGCGGCGGCTGCCGTCGTCGGCAAGCGGGCCAGGGGACAGGTCCCGGCTCCGGCCCCGGCCCCGGAAGAATTCTGA
- a CDS encoding NAD(P)-dependent alcohol dehydrogenase → MRFDAAVLRSYGDPFTVEEVVLDAGPAAGEVLVRIAGCGMCRTDLAVRRSEGRSPLPAVLGHEGAGVVVETGGPDTGLSAGDHVVLGFDSCGNCRTCLGAAPAYCDSFASLNLFGGRTEHAARFRDAAGGALAPRWFGQSSFAGYAMVSARNAVRVDASLPVELLGPLGCGFLTGAGAVLNTFGAGPGDTLAVFGAGAVGLAAVMAATAAGVVTVAVDRFPERLALAERFGAIPLSAGSSGLADRIRGRTDGGAQYALDTTGSAPLINDALRSLRPTGHLGLVARLRGALPLEPGSLDWGRRISHICEGDAVPRLFVPRLTALWQAGRFPFDQLIRTYPLTDINEAERDCEAGRVVKPVLVP, encoded by the coding sequence ATGAGGTTCGACGCGGCGGTACTGCGCTCGTACGGGGACCCGTTCACCGTCGAGGAGGTGGTCCTGGACGCCGGGCCGGCGGCGGGCGAGGTCCTGGTCAGGATCGCGGGCTGCGGCATGTGCCGGACCGATCTCGCGGTGCGGCGCTCGGAGGGCCGCTCACCGCTGCCTGCGGTGCTCGGCCACGAGGGGGCCGGGGTCGTGGTGGAGACGGGCGGCCCGGACACCGGTCTGAGCGCCGGTGACCACGTCGTCCTGGGCTTCGACTCCTGCGGAAACTGCCGGACGTGCCTGGGCGCCGCCCCCGCCTACTGCGACTCGTTCGCCTCGCTCAACCTCTTCGGAGGCCGGACGGAGCACGCGGCACGGTTCAGGGACGCGGCCGGCGGCGCGCTGGCTCCCCGGTGGTTCGGCCAGTCGTCGTTCGCCGGGTACGCGATGGTTTCGGCCCGCAATGCCGTGCGGGTCGATGCCTCGCTGCCGGTCGAACTGCTCGGCCCGCTCGGCTGCGGCTTCCTGACCGGCGCCGGAGCCGTCCTCAACACCTTCGGAGCCGGTCCCGGTGACACCCTCGCGGTCTTCGGTGCGGGGGCGGTGGGTCTGGCCGCGGTGATGGCGGCCACCGCCGCCGGCGTGGTGACCGTGGCCGTCGACCGGTTTCCCGAACGGCTGGCCCTGGCCGAGCGGTTCGGCGCGATCCCGCTGAGTGCCGGATCGTCCGGGCTGGCCGACCGGATCCGGGGCCGGACCGACGGCGGCGCCCAGTACGCGTTGGACACCACGGGCTCCGCCCCACTGATCAACGACGCGCTCCGGTCCCTGCGCCCGACCGGTCATCTCGGCCTGGTGGCACGGCTGCGCGGCGCGCTGCCGCTCGAACCGGGCTCGCTCGACTGGGGCCGACGGATCTCCCACATCTGCGAGGGGGACGCGGTGCCACGGCTGTTCGTCCCGAGGCTGACAGCGCTGTGGCAAGCGGGCCGGTTTCCCTTCGATCAGCTGATCCGTACATACCCGCTCACCGACATCAACGAGGCCGAGCGCGACTGCGAGGCGGGCCGCGTGGTCAAACCGGTGCTGGTTCCGTAG
- a CDS encoding phosphatase PAP2 family protein — protein MFAGSRPADQEPDSAARPPLVRELLLVVGLFAIYKFGRQAANGHVDEAFRNAGHVWDFERAVHLPGEGTVQGLLLHNETLIHLANTYYATVHFPATLLFLGWLYWRRPRHYVWSRRVLAVLTGAALALHLVFPLAPPRLLAATGLVDTGQVYGPTVYGSTPATDSMANQFAAMPSLHFGWAVMVGVGLVVATRSRWRWLWLLHPAITLFVIVGTANHYWLDSIVVAALLSVALAALRLPRAEPVRHIPWPAAAAGPYATGSHAVRAGVPAGVPVQSGDRSPSYAASGAGR, from the coding sequence ATGTTCGCCGGTAGCAGGCCCGCAGATCAGGAGCCGGACAGCGCTGCCCGACCGCCCCTCGTCCGCGAGCTTCTTCTCGTCGTGGGGCTTTTCGCGATCTACAAGTTCGGCCGTCAGGCCGCCAACGGTCATGTCGATGAGGCGTTCCGCAACGCCGGACACGTCTGGGACTTCGAACGCGCCGTGCACCTGCCCGGCGAGGGAACCGTTCAGGGGCTGCTGCTCCACAACGAGACGCTGATCCACCTGGCGAACACCTACTACGCCACCGTGCACTTCCCGGCCACCCTGCTCTTCCTCGGCTGGCTGTACTGGCGCCGTCCGCGCCACTACGTCTGGTCGCGGCGCGTCCTCGCCGTCCTCACCGGCGCCGCACTCGCCCTGCACCTGGTCTTCCCGCTCGCCCCGCCGCGGCTGCTCGCCGCCACCGGCCTCGTCGACACCGGGCAGGTGTACGGGCCGACGGTCTACGGGTCGACGCCCGCCACCGACTCGATGGCGAACCAGTTCGCGGCGATGCCCTCACTGCACTTCGGCTGGGCGGTCATGGTCGGTGTCGGCCTTGTCGTCGCGACCCGGTCCCGGTGGCGCTGGCTGTGGCTGCTGCACCCGGCGATCACCCTGTTCGTCATAGTCGGCACCGCCAACCACTACTGGCTCGACTCGATCGTCGTGGCCGCACTGCTCTCGGTGGCCCTCGCGGCCCTGCGCCTGCCGCGCGCGGAACCGGTCAGGCACATCCCCTGGCCGGCCGCGGCGGCGGGCCCCTACGCCACCGGTTCCCATGCCGTCCGCGCCGGTGTCCCCGCCGGTGTCCCCGTGCAGTCGGGCGACCGCTCCCCGTCCTACGCCGCGTCCGGAGCCGGACGATGA
- a CDS encoding EF-hand domain-containing protein produces MRVEATNRVRLVFSLFDANANGVLEADDFELMAGRVIEAAPDSDAAAKSAMVAAFRRYWSTLSAELDADGDGLITFDEYAACVLSPARFDLALGDFAESLAALGDPDGDGLIERPLFMALMTAIGFEPPNIDALFDAFGPSESDRIDVTSWVVGIKDYYSPEKAGIPGDCLVGSAAV; encoded by the coding sequence GTGCGTGTAGAGGCAACCAATCGGGTCAGGCTTGTTTTCTCGCTGTTCGACGCCAACGCCAACGGCGTTCTCGAAGCCGACGACTTCGAGCTCATGGCAGGTCGTGTCATCGAGGCGGCACCCGATTCCGACGCGGCGGCGAAGAGCGCCATGGTGGCCGCGTTCCGACGGTACTGGTCGACGCTCAGTGCCGAACTGGACGCTGACGGGGACGGCCTGATCACCTTCGACGAGTACGCGGCCTGTGTACTTTCACCTGCGCGTTTCGACCTGGCGCTCGGCGATTTCGCCGAATCGCTCGCCGCGCTGGGTGACCCGGACGGGGACGGTCTCATCGAGCGGCCGCTCTTCATGGCGCTGATGACAGCGATCGGCTTCGAACCCCCGAACATCGACGCCCTCTTCGATGCCTTCGGGCCCTCTGAATCCGATCGGATCGACGTGACGTCCTGGGTGGTCGGCATCAAGGACTACTACAGCCCGGAAAAGGCTGGGATTCCCGGTGACTGCCTTGTCGGGAGTGCGGCAGTCTGA